The following coding sequences are from one Novosphingobium sp. KACC 22771 window:
- a CDS encoding UPF0262 family protein has protein sequence MLSNLPPVAPSARISSIELDETTILRRNDDIEQERRVAVFDLIEDNVFKPLRIWDAGYHGPYAVRLAVHDGRLSMEISDGREGHEGELLETIMLGLGRFRRSIREYFAICESYYQAIRKASAKEIETIDMARRGVHNHAAELLLERLEGKVETDFPTARRLFTLICVLHIKA, from the coding sequence ATGCTGTCCAACCTGCCTCCCGTGGCGCCCTCTGCGCGCATTTCCAGCATCGAGCTGGACGAAACGACGATTCTGCGTCGCAACGACGATATCGAGCAGGAGCGGCGGGTGGCGGTGTTCGATCTGATCGAGGACAATGTTTTCAAGCCCTTGCGCATCTGGGATGCGGGCTATCATGGGCCCTATGCGGTACGCCTTGCGGTACATGACGGGCGCCTCTCGATGGAGATCAGCGACGGGCGCGAAGGCCATGAGGGCGAATTGCTCGAAACGATCATGCTGGGTCTGGGGCGCTTCCGCCGCTCGATTCGCGAATATTTCGCCATTTGCGAAAGCTATTATCAGGCCATCCGCAAAGCCTCGGCCAAGGAAATCGAAACGATCGACATGGCCCGGCGCGGGGTCCACAACCATGCCGCCGAACTTCTGCTCGAAAGGCTGGAGGGTAAGGTGGAAACCGACTTCCCCACCGCGCGCCGCTTGTTTACGCTGATTTGCGTACTGCATATCAAGGCCTGA
- a CDS encoding glycoside hydrolase family 25 protein, translating into MAKTKTRPRGKGRSGRPSLLWRLLAVLALLGIVGGVWAWWSMRHWQPDRTTFPTQGALVGSADGPVDFVALKAIGANFVYIEASASAFARDPAVVKNLDAARAAGLPWGALHKYDPCQPADKQAANFVTIVPRDKKMLPPAVELEQLADHCPVPVSDAAVVSELMTFLNQIETHTGKPAVLKLGREFEKTYPIAATLDRALWLSADRVQPDYGGRPWALWTANSGLQTSAAEQPLRWVVVQR; encoded by the coding sequence ATGGCAAAAACCAAAACCCGTCCGCGCGGCAAGGGCCGCAGCGGGCGCCCGTCGCTTCTCTGGCGTCTGCTGGCGGTGCTGGCGCTGCTGGGCATCGTGGGCGGGGTCTGGGCGTGGTGGAGCATGCGCCACTGGCAGCCTGATCGCACGACATTCCCGACGCAGGGCGCGCTGGTGGGCAGCGCTGACGGGCCGGTGGATTTCGTGGCATTGAAGGCGATCGGCGCCAATTTCGTTTATATCGAGGCTTCGGCCAGCGCCTTTGCACGCGATCCCGCCGTGGTGAAAAATCTGGATGCGGCGCGCGCTGCCGGTCTGCCATGGGGCGCGCTGCATAAATATGACCCGTGCCAGCCCGCCGACAAACAGGCCGCCAATTTCGTCACCATTGTCCCGCGTGATAAAAAGATGCTGCCCCCCGCGGTCGAGCTGGAGCAACTGGCCGATCATTGCCCGGTGCCGGTGTCGGACGCGGCCGTGGTCAGCGAGTTGATGACCTTCCTCAACCAGATCGAGACCCATACGGGCAAGCCGGCGGTGCTCAAACTGGGCCGCGAATTTGAAAAGACCTATCCCATCGCCGCCACGCTCGACCGCGCGCTGTGGCTCAGCGCGGATCGGGTGCAGCCCGATTACGGCGGGCGCCCATGGGCGCTGTGGACCGCCAATTCGGGCCTGCAAACCTCGGCGGCCGAGCAGCCCTTGCGCTGGGTCGTGGTGCAGAGGTAA
- a CDS encoding cytidine deaminase — protein sequence MGRGAEVTRHMNHDRDNLIATARAASARAYAPYSAFHVGAALGFADGSVVTGANVENASYGLALCAETVAVSRAMADGVRGGLVAVAVIGGAPGEDGVAQPGPGPVTPCGRCRQVLNELAQLGGTDPVVWSASADGVAEMKLSELLPLAFGPANLL from the coding sequence CTGGGTCGTGGTGCAGAGGTAACAAGGCATATGAACCATGATCGTGATAATTTGATCGCTACGGCCCGCGCGGCTTCAGCCCGCGCCTATGCGCCCTATTCGGCCTTTCATGTCGGCGCGGCGCTTGGCTTTGCCGATGGCAGCGTGGTGACAGGCGCCAATGTCGAAAATGCCTCCTATGGCCTCGCGCTCTGTGCCGAAACGGTGGCGGTGTCGCGGGCGATGGCCGATGGCGTGCGCGGCGGGCTGGTGGCCGTGGCGGTGATCGGCGGCGCGCCCGGCGAGGATGGCGTGGCCCAGCCCGGACCGGGGCCGGTCACGCCCTGCGGGCGCTGCCGCCAGGTGCTCAATGAACTGGCGCAACTGGGCGGCACCGATCCGGTGGTGTGGAGCGCATCGGCCGATGGCGTGGCGGAAATGAAGCTGTCGGAATTGCTGCCGCTGGCCTTCGGCCCGGCCAATCTGCTCTAA